A section of the Nitrospirota bacterium genome encodes:
- a CDS encoding isoprenyl transferase, whose product MHGRIPSHVGIIMDGNGRWAELRGLPRIEGHRRGAERSREVIDLSLELGIKCLTLYAFSTENWQRPKEEVSMLMKILEFYLKNEFETLISKNVVFRAIGETWRLPDNIQNLIRETEYKTKHNSGMNLVAALSYSGRSEVIRAVRKVMNSCSNPIELTEEDFDSYLDTAGLPHPDLIIRTSGERRLSNFLLWQAAYAELYFTDTLWPDFDREEFMLAIQDFQGRERRFGNISGRANAS is encoded by the coding sequence CTGCACGGAAGGATACCCAGCCATGTAGGCATTATCATGGATGGCAACGGCAGATGGGCTGAACTCAGAGGTCTGCCGCGCATCGAGGGCCACCGCAGAGGTGCAGAGCGGTCCCGCGAAGTCATTGATCTGTCTCTTGAACTCGGCATCAAGTGTCTGACCCTGTATGCGTTTTCGACCGAGAACTGGCAGAGGCCGAAGGAAGAGGTCTCTATGCTCATGAAGATATTGGAGTTCTATCTGAAAAATGAATTTGAAACCCTTATCAGCAAGAATGTTGTCTTCAGGGCGATTGGCGAGACCTGGCGGCTGCCTGACAATATTCAGAACCTTATCAGGGAGACCGAGTATAAGACGAAACATAATAGCGGGATGAACCTGGTTGCCGCGCTCAGCTATAGCGGCAGAAGTGAGGTCATCAGGGCCGTCCGAAAGGTGATGAACTCCTGCTCGAACCCGATTGAACTGACGGAAGAGGATTTCGACTCATACCTTGATACCGCAGGCTTGCCGCACCCTGATCTGATCATCAGGACAAGCGGCGAACGGCGGCTCTCGAATTTTCTGCTCTGGCAGGCAGCCTATGCAGAACTCTATTTTACTGACACCCTCTGGCCCGACTTTGACCGGGAAGAGTTCATGCTGGCGATCCAGGACTTTCAGGG